The uncultured Tateyamaria sp. region TACAGCGGCGGCCAGTGCAAGGCGCGATGCACCCAATAAAAGTGAAAACTGGACCAGATCGGCAGCAGGACAAAGAACGCGACAAACCAGACGGGATTGTCCGGGAAAAAGACGGATGGCGCATAGCCATTTGCCATCATCCAAAACACGCCGATTTGCGCGAGGCTCCACAAAGTGATCCCGCTGACGATGTGCCAGAACATGTTGTCCAGAACCTGATTGTTGAAGGTGAAAGACCCGTTGTTCCGGTTCTGGTCACGTGGGTCGAACTTGGTTGCATTCCCCTGCCCTTTGCGTGCGATCAGCCAGTAGTGCAATGCACCAGCGATGATGCATTGGGGCACAAGGTTGGCGAGCCACACACGGATCATCCAACCAGGCTGGAAGGTCTGCATCGTCTCTAATGCAGGCAAGATCGTGAAATACGCGCCAAGTGCGAGGGCAAAGCACAAGGTCGTTGTCGATATTTCAAGCCAGAAGGCCGCATACCATTTGAAGATGGCGTAGGGTTTGAGCGGCCATTGGAACAACGGGTTCTGCGCCAGGGGGGTTGGCGGGCGGTGGTTCCAGCGGCCCGCTTCGCGACTTTCTGTGTCAGTTGGCATAGGTTGATCCTTCCTCGTCCAGAATGGCCTTGAGTTCCGCGAGGTGTCGCAGGTCCTGCTCCG contains the following coding sequences:
- a CDS encoding sterol desaturase family protein; translated protein: MPTDTESREAGRWNHRPPTPLAQNPLFQWPLKPYAIFKWYAAFWLEISTTTLCFALALGAYFTILPALETMQTFQPGWMIRVWLANLVPQCIIAGALHYWLIARKGQGNATKFDPRDQNRNNGSFTFNNQVLDNMFWHIVSGITLWSLAQIGVFWMMANGYAPSVFFPDNPVWFVAFFVLLPIWSSFHFYWVHRALHWPPLYKLAHALHHRNVNVGPWSGIAMHPVEHLMFYTNFAIHLIVPSHPLHVMFHGYVQSTHPVFSHSGFEELVVKDTRQMRMGVYFHQLHHRYFECNYGTVEMPWDRWFGSYHDGTGRATDEARARKTQMYT